The Oreochromis aureus strain Israel breed Guangdong linkage group 15, ZZ_aureus, whole genome shotgun sequence genome contains the following window.
TATGGTGAAGTTAAGCTGCTCTGTGGTGACACATGCAGAGTGTCATCACACAGTGAAGTGGCTGCTTAGAGGTCAAGCTGTGGACAAAGAGAACAAACAAATAGTGACTTCACAGACTGACTGCTCCACCACTCTGTCTATTCTGAAGTATAATTATTTATACTCATCAAGTCATAAAATACTGAAGTGTGAAGTGACTGATactaaaacaggaaaagtgcagctgtttaccttCAGCCATCAGACCTCAGGTGAGGAAACAGGTGAGATCATGATCAACTATTTAATACGACTAAAATCAGCTAAAGTTTGAATTTACAACAGatgaaaaacatggaaaagttttatgttgtgttatttcatttattcaggtgacacaaaaacaacaaagaaaccagccagaaaaactgaaacaacaacaacaattaagACGCTTCTAAAATCAGGTGATGTTACTAAAATTAAGTTgaccaaacaaaagaaaaatacattctctctctctctctctttttttcaacTTCTAATTTCAGATGATACAACAGCAAAAACTGTGGAAAGTGAAAGCACGACAGCAAACAACAAACCGTCAGGAGATTCACAACATGGTAACTCAACCATGTGACTGCaaatgaaaagttaaaaatatactGTAACATATATTTGACTTATTATGTTTCTattttggtttttatatttttattccagtcgtttcattacatttatttacatttagctGAGTGACAGTCAGACATGTATCCTACAGGAAACATAAGATGGAAACTTTTGgtctgaaaatgttttcatttttgtattaaacataaatattaaacataaatatctgTCTCTGAATATCATGGCTGTGGGTGGagatatatttattcatttaatcgTTGTCTGTCAGTAAAATCACGCGTCTGAACTCAAACTTTTCTGTTCCtgggattttcttttctttgtgaatagaaataaactgatttttgttCACATAATGTGAATGAAAGTGAATGTCTCTGACATTATACCAGCTGACTTTGTAAACACAGCAGCCCACTTTAGTCATATTTTCCATGTTTTAAACTAGAAAATGCTTTagaggctttttgtttttctccttttgccAGGTGTCCTGTGGTTCATCATTCCAGCTGTGGGTTTGGTCTCACTCTTGatagttgttgtgtttttcatcaGATGGAAGAGAACTAGAGGTGAGAAGATTTACAAATAAAACTTCTATAAGTTTTGAAGTGAATGTTAAAGTTGACTTTTTGTGTctttacaggaaacaaaacacagatggaTGAAGATGCTGTGAGTTTTactataaataattaaatgtttcTTCAACTGacattaaataaacaacaaatccGATCATCTCTGAGCGGTGTTAACAAGAACTAAGCTGCCTTCACAGACACAGTTTACCACCTGATGTAACCAGATTATGTCTGTTTTTCAGGGACTGAGTTTAAACCCTGCAGAGACTCGGTCTGCTCCTCAAACCAGTCAGGACTCGGTGAGATCACACACTACACCCAGAGCAGAGTTACACCCACCTATTCTTTAATGTGTTCTCTAAATGTAAATGCATGACACACTGAGACTCTGATGCTAGTATTACTATATTATACATCAGTGTGACCTGAAAAAACTGCTTAATACAAAGACGTaagccttcagatttgcagaAATGGACTGAGGACCTACGGATGTAGTTGAGAAACACCCACTGCTTGGCTGTGACTTCTGAACAGAttagaaaacttctgaagaaaCTACATAAAAACAATTCCGCTGAGGACTTGTGCTATCCAGCTGTCTGTGATCCTGAGTCACATTTACAACATGAATCTGAAGCAGGACAAGATTCCAATGTTATGGAAATCATCCTGTCCAGTTCCTATTTAACACCATCAGAGCTAAACAACTATCGAGTTTCCTCGCTCACTTTGTACACCTCAGGATCTGGATTATATGCCACCCAACTCACCTACAGCTATACTCTGACAATTCTACAGTGGTTTGAAGTATTTGAAGTATTATTAATTGTAACAGCACAGAGCACTAGTGAATGATTTTGAGGAGTGGTCTGGGAGGAATGATCTGCTTCTGGATGTGAACAAGACCAGACAGATGGTGAAAACTTCAGAAGGAAGATGATGGCTACATAACCAGTGTTTATCCTGGGAGGGTAttattgtctgtctgtctctgtttccACTGCGAAAGACTGGCGACCTCTCCGGgttgtaccccgcctctcgccctatgatagctgggataggctccagcccctctGTGACCCTGATAaagataagcggaagagaataGATATATGGAGTATGTTGATGTGCTGGAGGAGGTACAAGCATCTGGGCATCCACATCTGGCCATCTTCTCTAACAGACTGATTCAGCTCCACTGCACaaagactgaaacaaaaaacatttcataGCGCATGTGATCACCTTCTATTataagcaacaacaacaacaacaacaacaacaataataataacagataACAGATGACAGATAGATTAATGTTAGATAGCATAATAATCATCATCTCATCATCATTGGTCATGTGTCTGTATCTTCTTGTCTTCACTGTGTAGGCGGATCCTGAAGTTTCCTACGCTACAATCAGCTACAACAAGACCACGAATAAAGTTCAGGTAAGATTTTGTctttatgtattatttatttatttactacatttatatacagtatatatttttttatttatttggtaacATCAGTAACAAGAGCTCACAGAGAGCACAACCCCCCCTGAAGGGCAAGGGCTATACATCAGCTATTACAGCATGCAGACCTTTTATGGATTGTTTATGCTGATGTGAGCATAGTTAACTGAGTCCTCCTGCAGCAATCATGTGAGTAAGTACAAAAAATTTGATGGGTGACTTgttcactgcaaaacagaacttCATAGAACTTGGTGGAGAGGCTGAGCATGGGCAAACAA
Protein-coding sequences here:
- the LOC120433108 gene encoding uncharacterized protein LOC120433108; translation: MVKLSCSVVTHAECHHTVKWLLRGQAVDKENKQIVTSQTDCSTTLSILKYNYLYSSSHKILKCEVTDTKTGKVQLFTFSHQTSGEETGDTKTTKKPARKTETTTTIKTLLKSDDTTAKTVESESTTANNKPSGDSQHGVLWFIIPAVGLVSLLIVVVFFIRWKRTRGNKTQMDEDAGLSLNPAETRSAPQTSQDSADPEVSYATISYNKTTNKVQVRGDDEGDAVTYSTVKAHYSSAAATADPSSLYSTVSFPVT